The following are encoded together in the Echinicola jeungdonensis genome:
- a CDS encoding M3 family metallopeptidase, with protein MTYAENRELRKKLFKAFNTKSCKGDDLDNQEIVKKILELKHKRANLLGTKIC; from the coding sequence ATGACTTATGCGGAAAACAGGGAATTAAGGAAAAAACTTTTCAAAGCCTTTAACACCAAGTCCTGTAAGGGTGACGACCTGGACAATCAGGAAATTGTCAAAAAGATACTGGAACTCAAGCACAAAAGGGCCAACCTATTGGGTACAAAAATTTGCTGA
- a CDS encoding DinB family protein, producing the protein MNEKLMPESNEYGSFYETYISYVRGKDPLDLMLSQIGVLREYFVGVTEEVAQSNYDDGKWSYKEVIGHINDTEKIMLYRALCIARNEKIKLPGYEQEEYVKAANFNQIPLAILLDDFEQSRKLMVPFLKIYLMRL; encoded by the coding sequence ATGAATGAAAAGTTGATGCCGGAAAGCAATGAATATGGTTCATTTTATGAAACCTATATTTCCTACGTCCGGGGAAAAGATCCGTTGGATTTGATGCTTTCCCAAATAGGGGTATTGAGAGAATATTTTGTCGGGGTTACAGAGGAAGTGGCCCAGTCAAATTATGATGATGGGAAGTGGAGTTACAAGGAAGTCATTGGGCATATTAATGACACAGAGAAGATCATGCTTTATCGGGCCTTGTGTATAGCAAGGAATGAAAAAATAAAGCTTCCAGGTTATGAGCAGGAAGAATATGTCAAGGCAGCCAATTTTAATCAAATTCCTCTTGCCATATTGTTGGATGATTTTGAACAAAGCAGAAAATTGATGGTTCCTTTTTTAAAAATCTACCTGATGAGGCTTTGA